AGGTGTCGACCTGCTCGGCCTTGCCCTTCGCGGTCGTCAGGATGTCGCGCACCTGGGTGAACCCGTCCTTGAAGGTGCCCGCCACCTGGTCGGCGCCCTCGATGGGCGAAGGGCCGATCTGCTCCAGGCCCGTCACCGTCTTGTCCGCGGCGTCGTACGCGGCGGTCATCTGCGCGACCGACGTGGTCTTGAAGGTGTCGGTGTTGGTCTTGTCCACCTGCGGCGCCTGCTGCTGCGACGCGGAGAAACCACCGACGAGACCGCACAGCTTGCCGGTCCAGGCCACGCCGTCCGCACCGGCCTGCGCCCCCTGGGGCTGCTGCTGTTGCTGTTGCTCCTGCTGCGGCGGGGGCGGCTGGGCGGGCTGCTGCGGCTGCTCGTTGGAGCAACCGGCCAGCGCCAGCGGGACGGCGGCGAGCACCGCGACGGACGTCGAACGGATATTCATGCGCATTCCCTCAGGTTGTTTCACCGTGCTCCCCGACTGTCCCGCATCCGCGGGGCCGCCTCCGGAACCGGGGGCCCTCCGGCTCCCGTTCGCGCTGCACAACCGGGATGAATTCGCATTCCGCGAAATTTCCCGGAATGCGGGAAAACGGTCGTGAGAACCGAAATGGGGCGCCCGGCGATTCGCCGGGCGCCCCATCAGCGGGTCGCACCTAGGCCGCGCCGTTGACGATCTTGTCGTCGTCCGCGGGAGCGTCCGAGATCGCCGTGCTGCGGCGCTTGGACACCACGATGGCGCCCACGATCACCGCGGTCGCCAGGACCGCGATGGTGATCCGCACCGGCACCGAGGCCGAATCGCCCACGGTCAGCGTGACCACCGCCGGAGCGATCAGCACCGACACCAGGTTCATCACCTTCAGCAGCGGGTTGATCGCCGGACCGGCGGTGTCCTTGAACGGGTCGCCGACCGTGTCACCGATGACCGTCGCCGCGTGCGCCTCGGAGCCCTTGCCGCCGTGGTGACCGTCCTCGACCAGCTTCTTCGAGTTGTCCCAGGCACCACCGGAGTTGGCCAGGAAGATCGCCATCAAGGTGCCCGTGGCGATCGCACCCGCCAGGTACCCGGCCAGCGGACCGACCCCGAGGCCGAAGCCCACCGCGATCGGCGCCAGCACCGCCAGCAGGCCCGGCGTCGCCAGCTCGCGCAGCGAATCGCGGGTGCAGATGTCGACGACCCGGTGGTACTCCGGCCGGGTCGAACCGTCCATGATCCCCGGGTTCTGCTTGAACTGCCGCCGGACCTCGTAGACCACGGCGCCCGCGGCACGGGACACGGCGTTGATCGCCAGCCCGGAGAACAGGAACACCACGGCCGCGCCGATCACGATGCCGACCAGGATGTTCGGCGCGAACACCTGGTAGGACGCCGCCGTGATCTCCGCGCCGACCTCGCGGGCCGCCTGCGTGATCGCGTCCTGGTAGGAGCCGAACAGCGCCGTCGCCGCCAGCACCGCCGTGGCGATGGCGATGCCCTTCGTGATGGCCTTCGTCGTGTTCCCGACCGCGTCCAGCTCGGTCAGGATCTTCGCGCCGTCGCCCTCGAACTCGCCGGACATCTCCGCGATGCCCTGCGCGTTGTCGGCCACCGGACCGAAGGTGTCCATCGCGACGATCACGCCGACCGTGGTCAGCAGACCGCACCCGGCCAGCGCGATCGCGAACAACGCCACCGTCAGCGTGCTGGAGAGCAGGAAGGCGCCGAACACGGCGACCCCGATCACCAGCGCCGTGTAGACGGCGGACTCGAACCCGACCGACAGGCCGGTGAGGATCACCGTGGCCGCACCGGTCTGGGAGGACCTGCCGACGTCCTGCACCGGGCGGTGCTCGGTGGCGGTGAAGTAGCCGGTCAGCTTCAGGATCACCGCGGCGAGCAGGATGCCGATGACCACCGCCACGAGCGCGATCAGCGCCGGGCTCCCGGAGCTGGCGCGGACCTCCTCGGACACGCCCGTCAGGGCCGAGAACGAGGACGGCAGGTACAGCAGCGCCGCCGCGGCGCACAGCACCGCCGAGATCGCGGCCGAGATGAAGAAGGACCGGTTGATCGCGGTCAGCGCGCTCTCCGTCGCCTTGGCCTTCGTGATGTACACGCCGATCACGGCGGTCACCACGCCGATCGCGGGCACGATCAGCGGGAACAGCAGGCCCTTGAGCCCGAACGCGGCGGTGCCCAGGATCAGCGAGGCCACCAGCGTCACCGCGTAGGACTCGAACAGGTCGGCCGCCATGCCCGCGCAGTCCCCGACGTTGTCGCCCACGTTGTCGGCGATGGTCGCCGCGTTGCGCGGATCGTCCTCCGGGATGTCCTGCTCGACCTTGCCGACGAGGTCGGCGCCCACGTCGGCCGCCTTGGTGAAGATGCCGCCGCCGACACGCATGAACATCGCCAGCAGCGCGGCCCCGAAGCCGAAGCCCTCCAGCACCCTGGGCGCCTCACCGGCGTAGACCAGCACGACCAGGGAAGCGCCGAACAGGCCGAGGCCGACGGTGGTCATGCCGACGACGCCACCGGTGCGGAACGCGACGCGCATCGCCTTCTCCCGGCCCTCGCCGGGATCGTTGGACGCCGCCGCGACCCGCACGTTCGCGCGGGTGGACAGCCACATGCCGAGGTAGCCGATGGCCGCGGAGAACGCCGCGCCGAACAGGAAGAAGATCGAACGCCCGATGCGTTCACCGGTGCTGTTGGCGGGTAGTACGAACAGCACCAGGAACACGATCACGGCGAAGCCGCTCAGCGTCCGGAACTGCCGGTTGAGGTACGCGGCGGCACCTTCCTGCACCGCCTGCGAGATCTGCTGCATCTTGGCCGAACCCTGGCCGGCCGCCAGCACTTCCTTGATCAGCACGTAGCCGAAGGCGAGCGCCGCCAACGCGATGATCATGACCACGCCGACGATGGCGTAGTCGGAGCCGCTGAGTTCGAGTGCTCCGGGGGCGTTCTGAGCGAGGTCCATCCGGTGCGTCGAGCTCGGTGGTGCAGCGCCCTGGGCGACCCAGCCGGGCTGGACCGGGGACAGCAGGGACATCCGTCCTCCTCGGGTGTGGCTCGGTGGCACGCCGGAGGGGCGGTAGTGCGTCCACTCCGACGCTCGGTACGGCCTCGCCCGCGGCGCGGTCCAGCAAGGTCCGCCCGCGAGCGCTGTCGTGGCCGCGAAGTCTATTCAGGCCTGACGTGTCTTACTTCACGATGTGATACGCGCCTCTCCACGACGTGCTGCTTTGTTATCTGCGAATCGATCCAGTTTGGACTTGATCACCCGTTCAGCCACACTTCTATGTGGACCGAACGGGTTACTTCGTGTATCGCGTGTCGCTGGCCGGATCGATTCGGCGTGTCGCCTCATCGGCGGTTCCGCGACGAGCGATCGGCGCGGAGCCCGCCCGCGCGCACGGGCGGGCTCCGCGCGTCCGGTGGACACCTCACACCCGAACGGCCCCCGCACGAGCCCAATGCCAGCGCGTCGGCGGCCGAGTCCACCCGAACGAGATCATCGAGCGCCGTCCGCACCGAGCGCGTGCAGTGCGGGAACAGCGTTGTGCGACGCTCGACGGTGTGAACTCGGCGCACCGGAACGCGGGCAGGACGAGCCGCGGGAAGCGGCTGCTGGACCGGGTGCTGGCCGGGGTGCCCGCCGACGAGTCGCCGCTGCGTCACGTCGAACAGCTCCCCGACCGCCCCGCGCGGCACGCGGACTGGCCCGGTTGGGCTCCCGACGAGCTGATCAGCGCGCTGCGCGCCCGCGGCGCCGAACGTCCCTGGACGCACCAGGCCGAAGGCGCCGAAGCGGCGTGGGGCGGCGAGCACCTGGTGGTCGCGACCGGCACCGCCTCCGGCAAGTC
This window of the Saccharopolyspora gloriosae genome carries:
- a CDS encoding sodium-translocating pyrophosphatase, translated to MDLAQNAPGALELSGSDYAIVGVVMIIALAALAFGYVLIKEVLAAGQGSAKMQQISQAVQEGAAAYLNRQFRTLSGFAVIVFLVLFVLPANSTGERIGRSIFFLFGAAFSAAIGYLGMWLSTRANVRVAAASNDPGEGREKAMRVAFRTGGVVGMTTVGLGLFGASLVVLVYAGEAPRVLEGFGFGAALLAMFMRVGGGIFTKAADVGADLVGKVEQDIPEDDPRNAATIADNVGDNVGDCAGMAADLFESYAVTLVASLILGTAAFGLKGLLFPLIVPAIGVVTAVIGVYITKAKATESALTAINRSFFISAAISAVLCAAAALLYLPSSFSALTGVSEEVRASSGSPALIALVAVVIGILLAAVILKLTGYFTATEHRPVQDVGRSSQTGAATVILTGLSVGFESAVYTALVIGVAVFGAFLLSSTLTVALFAIALAGCGLLTTVGVIVAMDTFGPVADNAQGIAEMSGEFEGDGAKILTELDAVGNTTKAITKGIAIATAVLAATALFGSYQDAITQAAREVGAEITAASYQVFAPNILVGIVIGAAVVFLFSGLAINAVSRAAGAVVYEVRRQFKQNPGIMDGSTRPEYHRVVDICTRDSLRELATPGLLAVLAPIAVGFGLGVGPLAGYLAGAIATGTLMAIFLANSGGAWDNSKKLVEDGHHGGKGSEAHAATVIGDTVGDPFKDTAGPAINPLLKVMNLVSVLIAPAVVTLTVGDSASVPVRITIAVLATAVIVGAIVVSKRRSTAISDAPADDDKIVNGAA